A single window of Nicotiana sylvestris chromosome 3, ASM39365v2, whole genome shotgun sequence DNA harbors:
- the LOC104210901 gene encoding bidirectional sugar transporter SWEET12-like, with amino-acid sequence MPGISGHWAFAFGVLGNIISFIVFLSPLPTFYKIYKKKSTEGYQSIPYVVALFSSMLWIYYAFLKTNTTLIITINSFGCFIETIYVGFYLFYAPKKARVQTLKMLLLSVVGGFGVIVLVTQFLFKGAARGQAVGWICLVFSLCVFVAPLGIVRQVIKTKSVEYMPLLLSVFLTLSAVMWFFYGLLVKDINIAIPNILGFILGILQIVLYIIYNKKEKAILKEQKLPEKIQNHVIIVDENNNQKLPELTEEHIIDIVKLGSLISSGKIHVASCLHNSTCGVEAAKVENMPKLQTAEA; translated from the exons atgCCGGGTATTTCTGGTCACTGGGCTTTTGCTTTTGGTGTCCTTG GTAACATTATCTCATTCATTGTGTTTCTTTCTCCACT GCCCACGTTTTATAAAATTTACAAGAAGAAATCAACAGAAGGCTATCAATCAATTCCATATGTGGTTGCTCTCTTCAGTTCCATGCTTTGGATTTATTATGCTTTTCTCAAGACAAACACGACCCTTATCATCACCATAAACTCTTTTGGCTGCTTCATTGAAACTATCTACGTCGGTTTCTACCTTTTCTACGCACCAAAGAAAGCCAGG GTCCAAACTCTAAAGATGCTCTTATTATCAGTGGTGGGTGGCTTTGGCGTTATTGTCCTTGTTACGCAATTTCTATTCAAAGGTGCCGCTCGTGGTCAAGCAGTTGGATGGATTTGCCTTGTATTTTCCTTGTGTGTGTTTGTAGCACCCTTGGGCATTGTG AGACAAGTAATAAAAACAAAGAGTGTGGAATACATGCCACTTCTCCTATCCGTTTTCCTCACATTAAGTGCTGTCATGTGGTTCTTCTATGGTCTTCTCGTAAAAGACATTAACATTGCT ATTCCAAACATATTGGGATTCATCCTAGGAATTCTCCAAATAGTGCTCTATATAATATACAACAAAAAGGAGAAGGCCATTTTAAAGGAGCAGAAACTTCCAGAGAAGATACAAAACCATGTCATTATCGTAGATGAGAACAATAATCAGAAGCTTCCAGAACTCACAGAGGAACATATTATTGACATTGTAAAGCTTGGTTCACTAATTTCCTCAGGAAAAATTCACGTGGCTTCGTGTCTGCATAATTCTACATGTGGAGTTGAAGCAGCTAAAGTTGAGAATATGCCCAAGCTGCAAACTGCCGAAGCCTAA